A region of Moorena producens PAL-8-15-08-1 DNA encodes the following proteins:
- a CDS encoding class I SAM-dependent methyltransferase translates to MLELLTEIQNTWQDIVLPVDKRTDCWTVSQQFRDHVKQFLPKKQYNLLEVGCYKGLTAKHLADHFTQYLGLDVNDRYLRVARLNNIFNSHVKFQRFDVYTSDWNELTFPADVVLIDARHKYEYIKQDIDNCLKRFNNALIIFDDYGAWESVYRAVNEAIDDGKLEVVKEIGVEKGQQLWPDQNNPYSYTHFGSEGLICRSSRAMVN, encoded by the coding sequence ATGCTTGAGCTCTTAACTGAAATACAGAATACATGGCAGGATATAGTCCTACCTGTAGATAAAAGGACAGATTGTTGGACAGTTAGCCAACAATTCCGTGATCATGTCAAACAATTTTTACCGAAAAAACAATATAACTTATTAGAGGTGGGATGTTACAAAGGTTTGACCGCAAAGCACCTAGCGGATCACTTCACTCAATATCTGGGTTTAGATGTTAACGATAGGTACCTCAGAGTAGCAAGACTAAACAATATTTTTAATTCCCATGTCAAATTCCAAAGATTTGATGTGTATACTTCTGATTGGAATGAGTTAACCTTTCCTGCTGATGTGGTTTTAATAGATGCACGTCATAAATACGAGTATATCAAACAAGATATTGATAACTGTTTAAAGCGATTTAATAATGCATTGATCATTTTTGATGATTACGGAGCATGGGAAAGCGTCTATAGGGCAGTTAATGAAGCCATCGATGACGGGAAATTAGAGGTAGTTAAAGAAATTGGAGTTGAGAAAGGCCAGCAACTGTGGCCAGATCAGAATAATCCATACTCTTACACACATTTTGGCTCAGAAGGATTGATTTGCCGTAGTAGTAGAGCGATGGTCAATTAG
- a CDS encoding Fe(3+) ABC transporter substrate-binding protein produces MNINRRNILLAGGTAMAAYTLGELGKPRRAAAQNEVVNVYSSRHYKTDDDLYDNFTRITGIEVNLIEGKANPLIERIKSEGANSPADVLITVDAGRLWKADQAGIFAPVNSSELNAKIPANLRHPDNHWFGFTKRARVIMYNKDRVNPADLSTYENLADPKWQGRIAIRSSSNVYNQSLVASLIASLGVPAVKSWVESFVGNFARKPQGNDRAQIEAVAAGIADIAIANTYYLPRYIKSDDPAKQGIFKKVGVFFPNQQNRGAHINISGGGLVKTAPNPGNAIKFLEYLTSPTAQTFFAQANSEYPVVPGTPIDPVLAGFGFPFKEDPTSVSKYGPNSATAVQLMDIAGWV; encoded by the coding sequence ATGAACATCAACAGAAGAAATATCTTACTAGCAGGTGGTACAGCCATGGCGGCTTACACCTTAGGTGAACTGGGTAAACCTCGTAGAGCAGCCGCCCAGAATGAGGTAGTCAATGTCTACTCCTCTCGTCACTACAAGACCGATGATGACTTGTACGACAACTTCACCCGCATCACTGGTATTGAAGTGAATCTGATTGAGGGGAAAGCAAATCCATTAATAGAACGGATTAAAAGTGAGGGGGCGAATAGCCCAGCTGATGTCTTAATCACTGTTGACGCTGGTCGTCTGTGGAAAGCTGACCAGGCTGGCATTTTTGCCCCGGTTAATTCATCGGAACTCAACGCCAAGATTCCGGCTAACCTGCGACACCCTGACAATCACTGGTTTGGCTTCACTAAGCGAGCGCGGGTGATTATGTATAACAAAGACAGAGTCAACCCTGCGGATCTGTCAACTTACGAAAATCTGGCTGATCCCAAATGGCAAGGTCGCATTGCTATCCGCTCATCAAGCAACGTCTATAATCAATCTCTGGTTGCGTCACTGATTGCCAGCCTGGGTGTACCAGCAGTAAAATCATGGGTCGAGAGCTTTGTGGGTAACTTTGCTCGCAAGCCTCAGGGTAATGATCGAGCCCAAATTGAAGCGGTTGCTGCTGGGATTGCGGATATTGCGATCGCAAATACTTATTATCTACCTCGCTATATTAAATCCGATGACCCTGCCAAGCAGGGGATATTCAAGAAAGTTGGTGTATTTTTCCCCAATCAGCAAAACCGGGGTGCCCACATTAATATCAGTGGTGGCGGCTTGGTGAAAACAGCTCCTAATCCAGGAAATGCTATCAAGTTCTTAGAGTATCTAACTAGCCCTACGGCTCAGACCTTCTTTGCTCAAGCTAATAGCGAATATCCAGTGGTTCCTGGAACACCGATTGATCCGGTACTTGCGGGCTTTGGTTTTCCTTTCAAGGAAGATCCAACCAGTGTTTCCAAATATGGGCCTAATAGTGCTACAGCAGTTCAACTGATGGATATTGCTGGTTGGGTATAA
- a CDS encoding aldehyde dehydrogenase gives MLELQTSQVKDILAQQRNFFSTGKTKDVAFRIAQLKRLKQVILENDTAILEGLKADLHKAEFESYATEIILVQEIDHTLKHIKSWVKPKRVPVSMANFPGSGQIYPEPLGVVLIISPWNYPFALAIAPLVGAIAAGNCCVIKPSEISPHTSGAIAEIIQKNFDPSYIAVVEGGVETSQELLAEKFDHILFTGSTQVGRIIMTAAAKHLTPVTLELGGKSPCIVETDVPIETTAKRIVWGKFINAGQTCVAPDYLLVNREIKSDLLQEIKACIHKFYGDDPATSPDYARIISDKHYQRLSSLLNDGEIIIGGQTNAEDRYIAPTVIDNISLEDKVMEEEIFGPILPVIEYSNLDEAIGIVNQRPKPLALYFFSRDKSKQQQVLQQTSAGAVCLNETVMHLNVPSLPFGGVGDSGMGAYHGKAGFDTFSHQKSVLKKSFWLDLQLRYAPYKDKLEQIKKFVSG, from the coding sequence ATGCTTGAACTACAAACCAGTCAAGTCAAAGATATTTTGGCTCAGCAGCGCAATTTTTTCAGCACCGGTAAAACCAAAGATGTGGCATTCCGGATCGCCCAACTCAAGCGCCTCAAGCAAGTTATTTTAGAAAATGATACTGCCATTTTAGAAGGGTTGAAAGCCGACCTGCACAAGGCGGAATTTGAATCTTATGCTACCGAAATTATCCTGGTGCAGGAAATTGATCACACCCTCAAGCATATTAAATCCTGGGTCAAGCCCAAAAGAGTCCCGGTCTCAATGGCAAATTTTCCAGGCTCTGGTCAAATTTATCCCGAACCCTTGGGAGTAGTACTGATTATCAGTCCCTGGAACTATCCATTTGCTCTAGCGATTGCGCCTTTAGTGGGTGCGATCGCAGCGGGAAACTGTTGCGTTATCAAACCCTCTGAAATCTCCCCTCACACCTCTGGTGCGATCGCAGAGATTATCCAGAAAAACTTTGACCCTAGCTATATTGCTGTAGTGGAAGGGGGAGTAGAAACCAGTCAGGAACTGTTAGCAGAAAAATTCGACCATATCTTATTCACTGGCAGCACCCAAGTTGGCAGAATTATCATGACTGCTGCTGCCAAACACCTAACCCCAGTCACCCTAGAGTTGGGGGGTAAAAGTCCCTGCATTGTGGAGACAGATGTGCCGATAGAGACTACAGCAAAACGAATTGTTTGGGGTAAGTTTATCAATGCCGGTCAAACCTGCGTTGCACCAGACTATCTGCTGGTGAATCGGGAGATTAAATCTGATTTACTCCAGGAAATCAAAGCTTGTATCCATAAATTTTATGGAGATGATCCCGCCACAAGTCCAGATTATGCTCGGATTATCAGTGATAAACATTATCAGCGTTTGAGTAGCTTACTCAACGATGGTGAGATTATAATTGGTGGACAAACTAATGCAGAAGACCGCTATATTGCTCCCACGGTCATCGACAATATTTCCTTAGAGGATAAAGTGATGGAAGAGGAAATCTTTGGTCCGATTCTACCTGTGATTGAATACAGTAATTTAGATGAAGCGATTGGGATAGTTAACCAAAGACCAAAACCCTTAGCCCTATATTTTTTCTCCAGAGACAAATCAAAGCAACAGCAGGTTTTGCAACAGACCTCTGCTGGTGCTGTTTGCTTGAATGAAACAGTTATGCATCTAAATGTTCCTTCCCTACCATTTGGTGGGGTTGGTGATAGTGGCATGGGTGCTTATCATGGTAAAGCTGGTTTTGATACCTTTTCTCACCAAAAAAGCGTGCTGAAGAAGTCCTTCTGGCTGGATTTGCAGTTGCGCTATGCTCCCTACAAAGACAAACTGGAACAGATCAAGAAATTTGTTAGTGGTTAG
- a CDS encoding transglycosylase domain-containing protein, which translates to MSIFSPKPQDRHSHHPPNPSKKLGEKSDLNESAVSNHGNNPSSKPRRRKRPRVVAQTLNGIKRVSSTVIKPLIGPKAIYRRSWFWIGLGVGGSAIALGWGWQKLESSLPDSTKDVLTYVRDDTITIKAADSSIIQQIGPASHETLKIWEIPETLMEAFIAIEDQRFKEHKGVDSQGILRATVANLKAGGVVEGGSTITQQLARIVYFDHERSIVRKLKEMRMAQKIEQDLSKDQILERYLNLVYLGSGAYGIADAAWVYFSKPVKDLTLGEMATLAGLPPAPSVYSPLLEGKINSSRQKAAKERRDVVLQRMLENGYISQAEANKAMAEPLSIKPSQPKRLERKAFYFTEYIQQELPKYVSKEVLAKKGLTIETTINLEWQDAAETAVQKTMKTYGRYQRFGQAALVAVDPRNGQIKAMVGGKDFNDLDSNNYLNRVTQAQRQPGSTFKTFVYAAAVATGMSPYKGYMDAGYIVDGYEPKNYSERFRGSISVRDALVSSVNVVAVKTLVDVGWEPIIKLAQKMGIKSKLHPTYSLALGASEVNLLELTNSYGTLAAQGIHHDAHGIRRIIDQHGNVIYDHKVEGERAIDAETAAIVTWMLRGVVTGGTGTAAQIGRPAVGKTGTTDDARDLWFVGYIPQLVAGVWLGNDDNKPTKGSSATAAATWRQFMLEVIEDLDRESFTERPRKLSGREATIEAQPIKPKRVINKKFVPTTVTASTTRSRRRTSSRRASSTRRASSTRRRSNRVRVSRKSSQPKRYYRRKATTTKRSYPRKSTTRRYTPRNTAPRRSAPAKRRYSPAPARRRPAPAPRVAPKPAARPKPQRKPAGGPLAPPAARK; encoded by the coding sequence GTGTCAATATTTTCCCCGAAGCCCCAAGATCGACATAGCCACCACCCTCCGAATCCCTCAAAGAAACTGGGGGAGAAATCGGATTTAAATGAGAGTGCTGTGTCTAATCATGGCAATAACCCCTCATCAAAGCCAAGACGGCGGAAGCGACCGAGGGTAGTTGCCCAAACTCTCAACGGAATTAAGCGTGTATCTAGTACGGTTATCAAACCGCTAATCGGACCAAAAGCAATCTATCGTCGCTCCTGGTTTTGGATCGGACTAGGGGTGGGTGGCAGTGCGATCGCATTGGGTTGGGGTTGGCAAAAGCTAGAAAGCTCTCTGCCAGATTCTACTAAGGATGTCTTGACCTATGTTCGAGATGACACGATCACGATTAAAGCTGCCGACAGCAGTATTATCCAGCAAATTGGGCCAGCTAGCCATGAGACCCTCAAGATTTGGGAAATACCCGAAACCCTGATGGAAGCCTTCATTGCGATTGAAGACCAACGCTTTAAAGAGCATAAAGGGGTAGATAGCCAGGGTATTCTTCGTGCTACTGTGGCTAACCTCAAAGCTGGGGGAGTAGTAGAAGGAGGTAGCACGATTACCCAGCAACTGGCTAGAATTGTTTATTTTGATCACGAACGCAGCATTGTACGCAAACTCAAAGAAATGCGCATGGCGCAGAAAATTGAGCAGGATTTGAGCAAAGATCAAATCCTGGAGCGTTATTTAAACCTAGTCTATTTGGGTTCCGGTGCTTACGGGATTGCTGATGCGGCTTGGGTCTATTTTAGTAAACCGGTAAAAGACCTGACCTTGGGAGAAATGGCAACACTGGCGGGATTACCCCCAGCTCCTAGTGTTTACTCGCCATTGTTAGAGGGCAAAATCAATAGCTCTAGGCAAAAAGCAGCCAAAGAGCGTCGTGATGTAGTATTGCAGCGGATGTTGGAAAATGGCTACATCTCCCAGGCTGAAGCCAACAAAGCTATGGCCGAGCCCCTGAGTATTAAGCCAAGCCAACCGAAGCGACTGGAGCGTAAAGCATTCTATTTCACGGAATATATTCAACAAGAATTGCCCAAATACGTTTCCAAAGAAGTACTGGCTAAGAAAGGGCTGACTATTGAAACTACAATTAATTTAGAGTGGCAAGATGCTGCTGAAACTGCTGTCCAAAAGACCATGAAAACCTATGGTCGTTACCAGCGGTTTGGACAAGCTGCACTCGTTGCCGTCGATCCGCGCAATGGTCAGATCAAAGCCATGGTCGGGGGTAAGGATTTTAATGACCTAGATAGCAATAATTACCTCAATCGGGTCACCCAAGCTCAACGTCAGCCTGGTTCTACATTCAAGACTTTCGTGTATGCCGCCGCAGTAGCAACAGGGATGTCTCCCTATAAAGGCTACATGGATGCGGGTTATATAGTAGATGGTTACGAACCTAAAAACTACAGTGAGAGATTCCGGGGTTCGATCTCAGTGCGGGATGCCCTGGTTTCTTCGGTAAATGTGGTAGCCGTCAAAACCCTAGTGGATGTGGGCTGGGAGCCGATTATTAAACTGGCTCAAAAAATGGGGATTAAATCCAAACTCCATCCCACCTACTCCCTAGCCTTAGGAGCATCTGAAGTAAACCTGTTAGAACTTACCAATTCCTATGGCACCTTAGCTGCCCAAGGCATTCACCACGATGCTCATGGGATTCGCCGCATTATTGACCAGCACGGTAACGTGATTTACGACCACAAAGTCGAGGGTGAGCGAGCTATTGATGCAGAAACAGCAGCCATTGTGACCTGGATGCTCAGGGGTGTGGTTACCGGGGGTACTGGGACAGCGGCTCAAATTGGACGACCAGCAGTTGGCAAAACCGGCACTACGGATGATGCCCGTGACCTCTGGTTTGTGGGCTATATTCCCCAATTAGTCGCTGGGGTTTGGTTAGGTAATGATGATAACAAGCCTACCAAGGGGTCTAGTGCAACTGCTGCTGCCACCTGGCGTCAGTTCATGTTGGAGGTAATCGAAGACTTAGACCGTGAGTCCTTTACTGAGCGCCCCAGGAAGTTATCTGGTCGGGAAGCTACCATTGAAGCTCAGCCGATTAAACCCAAACGAGTTATTAACAAAAAATTTGTTCCCACTACCGTTACCGCTTCCACAACTCGGTCAAGGAGAAGAACGAGTTCAAGACGAGCTAGTTCAACCAGAAGAGCCAGTTCTACACGGCGTCGTAGTAATCGGGTCAGGGTCTCTAGGAAAAGCTCTCAACCCAAACGGTATTACCGTCGCAAAGCTACAACAACTAAACGGTCTTATCCCCGTAAAAGTACCACCAGACGCTATACGCCCAGAAACACTGCCCCAAGACGGTCAGCACCAGCAAAGCGCAGGTATTCACCAGCACCAGCAAGGCGCAGACCAGCACCAGCACCCAGAGTTGCTCCCAAACCGGCGGCTCGTCCTAAGCCTCAACGCAAGCCAGCAGGAGGTCCCTTAGCTCCCCCAGCAGCTAGAAAATAG
- a CDS encoding IS4 family transposase codes for MLPAFYQNHLKSQLNKSEYLFILILLSLLQTIKKVNLEKLANALSIPIKFESRRKRIQRFLSLPNLTIEKIWFPIVETWLSTYFTTEKLIYVAIDRTNWSRINFLMISIVWDKRAFPIYFELLPKLGSSNIHEQKTALSSVMPLLKNYKVCLLGDREFCSLKLAQHLQSLGVYFCLRLKKNEFIEVKNDLWIQLNNLGLTPGLSLFIQGVKVTKTRGFISFNVACKWQRKLKGISPKEAWFILTNLESLELAISAYKKRFDIEEMFRDFKTGGYNIEETKVEGKRLISLVLLIAIAYTSSTIQGQHIKRQGIQNYVARVKESRRRERRHSSFYVGLYSQTWVNLKDVCLELVTELMKLNPNKRKYYQRGLRARLLIESAF; via the coding sequence ATGTTACCTGCATTTTACCAAAACCACTTAAAAAGTCAACTTAATAAGTCAGAATACTTATTCATTCTAATTCTGCTTAGTCTCCTACAGACAATTAAAAAAGTAAATTTAGAAAAATTAGCAAATGCTCTATCAATTCCCATAAAATTTGAAAGTCGGAGAAAAAGAATACAACGATTTTTATCATTGCCTAATCTGACGATTGAAAAAATTTGGTTCCCAATTGTCGAAACCTGGTTATCAACATACTTTACAACTGAAAAATTAATTTATGTAGCGATAGACCGCACAAATTGGAGTCGCATAAATTTCCTCATGATCAGTATAGTTTGGGATAAAAGAGCCTTTCCTATATATTTTGAATTACTTCCCAAATTAGGGTCTAGCAATATTCATGAACAGAAAACTGCCCTATCTTCAGTGATGCCACTTTTAAAAAATTATAAAGTTTGTCTATTAGGGGATAGAGAATTTTGCTCACTCAAGCTGGCGCAGCATCTCCAGTCATTGGGTGTATATTTCTGCTTACGTCTTAAGAAGAACGAATTTATCGAAGTGAAAAATGATCTTTGGATTCAATTAAATAATTTAGGCTTAACACCAGGATTATCTTTGTTTATCCAAGGAGTTAAAGTGACCAAGACCCGTGGGTTTATAAGTTTTAATGTCGCTTGTAAGTGGCAACGTAAACTCAAGGGAATATCCCCAAAAGAAGCCTGGTTTATTCTGACAAATCTTGAGAGCTTAGAGTTGGCGATTTCAGCTTATAAAAAAAGATTTGATATCGAGGAAATGTTTAGAGATTTTAAGACAGGGGGTTATAATATAGAGGAGACTAAGGTTGAGGGTAAACGACTTATTTCTCTAGTGTTATTAATTGCGATAGCTTACACTTCCTCAACAATTCAAGGTCAGCATATTAAACGTCAAGGAATACAAAACTATGTGGCTCGTGTCAAAGAATCTCGTCGTAGGGAACGCAGACATAGCAGTTTTTACGTTGGTTTATATAGCCAAACTTGGGTCAATCTCAAGGATGTTTGTCTAGAATTAGTAACCGAATTAATGAAATTAAATCCTAATAAACGAAAGTATTATCAACGAGGTCTAAGGGCTAGATTACTTATAGAGTCTGCGTTTTAG
- the psb35 gene encoding photosystem II assembly protein Psb35: MYVLMEAGSFPLWFTLVYVVGFVAAVVIGSIAWYNSKRPAGWEGSDTPNWVPKIDDPEDNSKGEES, encoded by the coding sequence ATGTATGTATTGATGGAAGCAGGCAGTTTTCCCTTGTGGTTTACCCTAGTGTATGTTGTGGGTTTTGTGGCAGCAGTTGTGATTGGCTCGATTGCTTGGTACAACTCTAAACGTCCTGCTGGTTGGGAAGGGTCAGACACTCCTAATTGGGTACCGAAGATCGATGATCCAGAAGATAATTCTAAGGGAGAAGAATCCTAA
- a CDS encoding B12-binding domain-containing radical SAM protein — MVFSSERLLFTPATPDDHAIPTIFAFPNQYSIGITSLGYQIVWASLALRPDLRVSRLFTDYHEPLPRQPELLGYSISWELDYVNILGGLEFLEIPLYSAQRDSSHPLVFGGGPVLTANPEPFADFFDVILLGDGEILLDNFIDAYQEVRTAERNTQLQHLAQVPGVYIPSLYDVTYHDLTSAIASIKPVSDQIPATVSKQTYRGNTLSASTVVTEKAAWENIYMVEVVRSCPEMCRFCLASYLTLPFRTPSAIDALIPAIERGLKVTDRIGLLGASVTQHPEFDVLLDYLNQPQYDHVRLSIASVRTNTVTEKLAQTLTRRNTRSITIAVESGSQRLREIINKKLSNDQIIQAAVNAKAGGLKRLKLYGMVGVPGEEIADVEETVAMMEQIKRAAPGLGLTLGCSTFVPKAHTPFQWFGVNPQAQKRLKLLQKKLRSQAIDFRPESYNWSVIQALISRGDRRLSQLLELTRHYGDSLGSFRRAFKQLRGQLPELDFYVYTDWSTEQVLPWSHLLGPLPQATLLKHLGAATALGLGNGE; from the coding sequence GTGGTATTTTCCTCCGAACGTCTTCTGTTTACACCAGCCACTCCTGACGACCATGCCATTCCTACTATCTTTGCCTTTCCTAATCAATACAGTATAGGTATTACTAGTCTTGGCTATCAGATAGTGTGGGCATCTTTAGCCTTGCGCCCTGACTTAAGGGTCAGCCGCTTGTTCACCGATTACCATGAGCCATTACCGAGACAGCCAGAATTACTAGGTTATTCTATATCATGGGAATTGGATTATGTCAATATCTTAGGGGGATTGGAATTTTTGGAGATACCCCTGTACTCAGCACAACGGGACTCTAGCCATCCCCTAGTGTTTGGTGGCGGTCCGGTGTTAACCGCTAATCCAGAACCCTTTGCTGACTTCTTTGATGTGATTTTGCTCGGAGATGGGGAAATCCTGCTAGATAATTTTATCGATGCGTATCAAGAGGTTCGGACTGCTGAACGTAATACTCAATTGCAGCATTTGGCTCAAGTCCCTGGAGTTTATATACCTAGTTTATATGACGTAACCTACCATGACCTAACGAGTGCGATCGCATCCATTAAACCAGTGTCTGATCAGATTCCTGCCACGGTATCTAAACAGACCTATCGGGGCAATACCCTGTCTGCTTCCACAGTGGTCACCGAAAAAGCCGCTTGGGAAAACATCTACATGGTAGAAGTGGTGCGCAGTTGTCCAGAGATGTGTCGCTTCTGTCTGGCCAGTTACCTTACTTTACCATTTCGTACCCCTAGCGCGATCGATGCTTTGATTCCAGCTATAGAACGGGGATTAAAGGTAACAGACCGGATTGGCTTACTGGGAGCATCTGTCACCCAGCATCCCGAGTTTGATGTGTTGTTAGATTACCTAAATCAGCCACAATACGACCATGTGCGCTTGAGTATTGCCTCAGTGCGAACCAATACAGTTACTGAAAAGCTAGCCCAAACCCTAACTAGACGTAACACCCGTTCGATTACGATTGCAGTAGAAAGTGGCTCACAACGGTTGCGCGAGATTATTAATAAGAAGCTCAGCAATGACCAAATTATCCAAGCAGCAGTGAATGCTAAAGCAGGGGGATTAAAACGTCTGAAACTCTACGGGATGGTAGGAGTTCCGGGAGAGGAAATAGCAGATGTTGAAGAAACTGTAGCGATGATGGAACAGATTAAGAGAGCAGCCCCCGGTCTAGGCTTAACCCTCGGGTGCTCCACCTTTGTGCCCAAAGCTCATACACCCTTTCAGTGGTTTGGTGTCAATCCCCAAGCCCAGAAGCGCCTCAAGTTGTTGCAGAAAAAATTGCGATCGCAAGCCATAGACTTTCGACCAGAAAGCTACAATTGGTCAGTCATTCAAGCACTCATTTCCCGAGGGGATCGTCGCTTATCCCAACTCTTAGAACTAACCAGGCATTATGGGGATTCCCTAGGCAGTTTCCGCCGTGCCTTTAAACAATTGCGAGGACAGTTACCTGAACTAGACTTCTACGTCTATACCGACTGGTCAACAGAGCAAGTCTTGCCTTGGAGTCATCTGCTTGGGCCACTTCCCCAAGCCACCTTGCTCAAGCACTTAGGTGCTGCTACAGCCCTGGGGTTAGGGAATGGGGAATAG
- a CDS encoding AraC family transcriptional regulator — protein MSRESGVGSRESGVGSRESGVGSRESGVGVRMWGVGGVVKNPV, from the coding sequence GTGAGTCGGGAGTCGGGAGTCGGGAGTCGGGAGTCGGGAGTCGGGAGTCGGGAGTCGGGAGTCGGGAGTCGGGAGTCGGGAGTCGGAGTAAGAATGTGGGGAGTGGGGGGAGTGGTAAAAAATCCTGTTTAG
- a CDS encoding ABC transporter permease, translating to MPLKISALLSGNKPWHRLGLPGWTVSVIAIALLICAPVLFVLGSMFSDSSKVWSHLVSTVLGSYIANSVWLILGVGSGVLILGVSTAWLVTMCRFWGSRVFEWALLLPLAAPAYLLAYTYTNMLDFFGPVQTWLRQLFGWTSVQDYWFPNVRSLWGAIAMLSLVLYPYVYLITRVAFLEQSVRTLEAARSLGCSPWRGFFTVALPLARPAIMAGLALALMETLSDFGTVEYFGVNTFTTGIYRTWLGMGERSAAAQLAACLLLFIIVLIVLERWSRKQSRYYETGSSYQRIKPFPLTGGRAILALLACFLPIALGFLAPAAFLLHMTIKNAEETLDDNFFQLATNSLLLAITTAAMAMVLALVMAYGQRLVPKLGMRLAVRTAAMGYAIPGSVIAVGVLMPLGQLDNTIDSWMRATFGLSTGLLFSGTIIALVYAYLVRFLAISFNTVESSLGKIKPSLDDASRSLGYGPTLTLIKVHAPLMWGGLLTAAMLVFVDVMKELPATLIMRPFNFDTLAVRVYQYASDERLIQASAPALAIVLVGIIPVILLSFKIAKSQG from the coding sequence ATGCCACTAAAAATTTCAGCACTATTGAGCGGTAACAAACCATGGCATCGTCTGGGTTTGCCTGGTTGGACAGTCTCGGTAATTGCGATCGCACTCTTGATTTGCGCACCAGTCCTATTTGTGCTGGGCAGTATGTTCTCCGATTCTTCAAAGGTATGGAGTCATTTAGTCTCCACTGTCTTAGGCAGTTACATTGCCAACTCCGTTTGGTTAATCCTAGGTGTAGGTAGTGGAGTATTAATCCTTGGGGTTTCAACAGCATGGCTAGTAACCATGTGTCGCTTCTGGGGAAGCCGGGTGTTTGAATGGGCGCTACTACTGCCTCTGGCAGCACCAGCCTATTTACTTGCCTATACTTACACCAATATGCTGGACTTTTTTGGACCCGTACAGACCTGGCTGCGGCAGCTGTTTGGCTGGACTAGCGTCCAGGATTATTGGTTTCCCAATGTCCGGTCTCTGTGGGGTGCGATCGCAATGTTGTCTCTAGTACTCTATCCCTACGTTTACCTGATCACCAGGGTAGCCTTCCTAGAGCAATCCGTGCGTACCCTAGAAGCTGCTCGTTCCCTCGGATGCAGCCCTTGGCGTGGCTTCTTCACCGTAGCTCTACCCCTAGCCAGACCAGCGATCATGGCAGGTTTGGCCTTAGCACTGATGGAAACCCTAAGCGACTTTGGCACAGTAGAGTATTTCGGTGTAAATACCTTCACTACAGGGATATATCGTACCTGGTTAGGCATGGGTGAGAGGTCAGCCGCTGCTCAACTAGCCGCCTGTTTACTACTATTCATAATTGTTTTAATTGTACTGGAACGCTGGTCTCGTAAGCAATCTCGCTATTATGAGACTGGTAGTAGTTACCAACGAATCAAGCCATTTCCACTAACTGGGGGCCGAGCCATACTGGCGCTGTTAGCATGTTTCCTTCCCATTGCTCTTGGATTTTTAGCACCCGCAGCATTTTTGCTGCACATGACCATTAAAAATGCTGAGGAAACCTTAGATGATAATTTTTTTCAGCTAGCTACAAATAGTTTACTATTAGCAATTACAACAGCTGCGATGGCCATGGTATTAGCATTAGTCATGGCTTATGGGCAACGTCTAGTGCCCAAACTAGGGATGCGCTTAGCAGTACGCACTGCTGCCATGGGTTACGCTATCCCTGGTTCAGTGATTGCAGTTGGTGTATTAATGCCCTTAGGTCAGTTGGACAATACCATTGACAGCTGGATGCGGGCAACCTTTGGCCTATCCACCGGTTTACTTTTCAGTGGCACCATCATTGCTTTAGTATACGCCTATCTTGTGCGCTTCCTAGCAATTTCATTCAATACCGTTGAATCCAGCCTAGGTAAGATCAAGCCTAGTTTAGATGATGCCTCTCGCAGTCTCGGTTATGGTCCTACGCTGACCCTAATTAAAGTTCACGCCCCATTAATGTGGGGAGGATTGTTGACAGCAGCGATGTTAGTGTTTGTGGATGTAATGAAAGAGTTACCAGCAACTCTGATCATGCGACCGTTTAATTTTGACACCCTGGCAGTACGAGTTTACCAGTATGCCTCCGATGAACGATTAATTCAGGCATCAGCACCAGCCTTAGCGATTGTTTTAGTAGGAATTATTCCAGTAATTTTATTGAGTTTTAAGATTGCTAAATCTCAGGGATAA